Genomic segment of Pasteurella multocida subsp. multocida OH4807:
ATTTATGGAGAAGAAAACATCTCAACAGGGGCATCAAATGATATTAAAGTGGCGACCAATATCGCACGTAATATGGTGACCCAATGGGGCTTCTCTGACAAGCTGGGTCCAATTTTGTATTCAGAGGACGAAGGCGAAGTCTTCCTTGGTCGCTCCATGGCAAAAGCAAAACATATGTCTGATGAAACGGCTCATGCGATTGATGAGGAAGTGCGTGCGATTGTGACTCGCAATTATGCGCGTGCAAAACAAATCTTAATCGATAATATGGATATTTTACATGCGATGAAAGACGCATTAGTAAAATATGAGACAATCGAAGAAGAACAAATTGAGCAATTAATGAAGCGTCAACCTGTGACGCCACCATCGGGTTGGGAAGAAACAGAATCTTCTCCATCTCCGCAGGCTCAAGCGCCGAAAGCCGCGTCTGAAGATGTGGCAGAGTCGACACAACAGACTCAAGACGAAGAATAATTTGTCGTGAATGAAAAACCTCTTTAATCAATATTAAAGAGGTTTTTTTGTTAGTTCATCCAACTCGTTTTGATAAGAAATGATTTTTTCCCTTTCAATATTTCGCTATAATTAACCGCACTTTTTTTGATAATTATAACCCATGAAATTATACGCAAATAATAAAGTCTTAGACCTATCCACGCCTCAAATTATGGGGATTTTGAATTTCACACCTGACTCATTTTCAGACAGTGGTCAATTTTTTGATTTAGATAAAGCACTGCAGCATGTCGAAAATATGTTGAGGGCGGGAGCGACAATTATTGATATTGGGGGAGAATCTACACGTCCAATGGCAGAAGAAGTGACGGTAGAACAAGAGTTAGCACGTGTTATTCCTGTTGTTGAGGCAGTAAAACGTCATTTTGATTGTTGGATTTCTGTTGATACTTCAAAGGCAGAAGTGATGAACGCCGCGGCTGAAGTGGGGATGGATCTGATTAATGATATTCGTGCATTACGTGAACCCAAGGCACTAGAGACCGCTGCAGCTTTGGATTTACCCGTCTGTATTATGCACATGCAAGGTCAACCTCGTACGATGCAGCAGAATCCACAATATGATGATGTGGTTGCAGAGGTTTTGGCATTTTTACAACAACGAACGGCGCAATGTATTGACGCAGGTATTCGATCAGAAAATCTGATTTGGGATATGGGATTTGGGTTCGGTAAAACTGTTGAACACAATTATAAATTGTTGCAAAACTTATCTCACTTTTGTGAGCGTGGTATACCTGTTTTAGCGGGACTATCAAGAAAATCGATGATCGGCGCGGTATTAAATAAGCCCGTTGAACAACGCGTGATTGGGAGTGTGACTGGCGCGCTCATTGCTGCGATGCAAGGCGCAAAAATTTTACGAGTGCATGATGTAGATGAAACGGCTGATGCACTAAAAATCTGGTTAGCAACACAACAAGTTTAATAAAAAGGATAATTCAAATGGCAGAACGTAAATATTTTGGTACGGATGGCGTACGTGGAAAAGTGGGGACAGCGCCCATTACATCTGATTTTGCACTGAAGTTAGGTTGGGCTGCGGGTAAAGTCTTAGCCACACAAGGATCACGTACTGTTTTAATTGGTAAAGATACTCGTATTTCTGGTTATATGTTGGAGTCAGCATTAGAAGCAGGACTCGCCGCAGCTGGTTTATCTGCTGCATTCACGGGACCTATGCCAACACCTGCTATCGCTTATTTAACACGTACGTTCCGCGCAGAAGCGGGAATTGTGATTTCAGCCTCGCATAATCCGTATTATGACAATGGGATTAAGTTTTTTTCAGCACAAGGAACAAAATTACCAGATGATGTGGAAGAGGCAATTGAAGCGATGTTAGATGAGCCGATTGATTGTGTTGAATCGGCGGATCTAGGACGTGCAAGTCGAATTACTGATGCAGTAGGACGTTATATTGAATTTTGTAAAAGTACGTTCCCCGCACATTTAAGTCTTGAAAATTATAAAATTGTTGTCGATTGTGCGAATGGCGCCACTTATCATATCGCGCCTAATGTAATGCGCGAGTTAGGTGCTGATGTGATTGAGATCGCTACTCAGCCGAATGGTATGAATATTAATGAAAAGTGCGGTGCAACGGACATTAAAGCGTTACAAGATAAAGTGTTAGAAGTGAAAGCAGATGTCGGTTTAGCGTATGATGGCGATGGTGACCGTTTGATCATGGTGGATCATTTAGGTAACAAAGTCGATGGTGACCAAATTTTATTTATTATTGCTCGTGAAGCATTACGTGCTGGCCATTTAAAAGGTGGGGTCGTGGGGACATTAATGAGCAATATGAGCCTTGAGCTTGCATTGAAACAATTGGGGATTCCATTTGAACGTGCGAATGTTGGCGATCGTTATGTGCTAGAAAAAATGCAAGAAAAAGGATGGTCATTTGGTGGCGAAAATTCAGGTCATATCATTATTGCAGATAAAAATACGACAGGTGATGGAATTATTGCCTCTCTAGCTGTCTTAACGGCCATGGTGCAACACAATTTATCGCTAAATGAATTAGCTCGAGCAGTTCCTTTGTTTCCACAAGTATTAATTAATGTGCGTTTTGCAGGTGGTGCAAATCCATTAACATCTGAAGCAGTAAAAAAAGTGGCAGCTGATGTTGAGCAGCGTCTTGCTGGTAAAGGGCGTATTTTATTACGTAAGTCAGGTACGGAGCCATTAATTCGTGTCATGGTTGAGTGTGAAGATGCGGAATTAGCACAGCAATGTGCTGAAGAAATTGCAGATGTTGTTCGCGCCAACTAATTTTTTCTGATGAATAAACTGTGCATGAATTTGTACAGTTTATTTTTTTATGGAGAATCATTTATGGATATTTTTGTGATGCGTCATGGTGAGGCGGAGTTAATGGCGAAATTCGATAAGGATCGTCACTTAACCTCTCGTGGCATACAGCAAGCCATTGCACAGGGAACGTGGTTAAAGTCTAACGCACAATTAGACAAAGTGCTTGTCAGTTCTTATGTCCGTGCGCAAGAAACATTTGAGCAGATTAATCTTGTTTATGATAATCAGCTTGTTCACTGTGCAGAAGTATGGGAGGGGATTACGCCTTATGGCAATGCACACACCGTCGTGAGCTATTTAGATTGGTTAGCCGATCAGGGCGCAAAATCCGTTCTATTGGTGTCGCATTTGCCTTTGGTGGGGGAAATTGTCTCAGCACTTTGTGGGCGTAATCCAATTAGTTTTTACCCTTCCACAATTGCGAAAATTGAGCGGAATCAGTCGTCAGGTATTCTCATTCAGGCGAAATACCCAGAATAACGAAACATAACCTATTGCGCCTAAATAAAGAATAATGTGCTAATTTGTTTTAAAATTAAACAATTTTAAAAGTTCAATGATTTACATTAATTCACAAAGAAAAAAGAAATATCCTTGTTTTTATTGTCTTTTTCAATAGGTTAATTATTTATTCTGTCGGGGTAAAATGTGATAAATAAATTTTAACTGAGTAAAAAAGTGTAAATAATGATGTATTTTTTTGCTAATTTAATACACACTATATGAAGCAAAGTGAGATGCTTTGTGAGTTTTTGATTTTAAAAGAGTATAATCAAGGTTTTAAAAGCCTTTAGCCTCTTTTTATTTCCGAAAATACATTGGATTTTTCACTAAAAATAGTGAACAAAATCAATTTTCTATAAAATGGTTTCGGAAATAATTTGTGACACAAATGCTCATCTTTTTAGTTAAGATGAGCATTTTTATTTTATGGGTTTCATGGGCTTGTCTTTTCTGATATATATTTGTGTTGTTTTTGAAGAAGAGTGGCCAAGTTGTTTTCTTGCTAACTCATCATCAACTTTTAATGAAATATCTGTAGCTGTTTTAGCTCTTAAATCTCTCATTTGAACAACGGCAATCTCATCAGCTAATTCAGGATATTTTTCCATTGCAGCTTTACGTGTTTCTTTGAAATAATCTGTAAGTGATCTCCTTTCTAGTTTTCGTCCCCATTTATTTACAAATAACCATTGTTTCTCTTCGGTAATTCTTCGTCTAATAATCTCACTCAGCTTCCCGATAATCTCGAATCTGATTTTCTTTCCCGTCTTTTGTTGTGTAATATGCAATAGACCATCGTAAATATGAGAGCTATGGATCTTCACAACATCAATGGGGCGCTGTCCTAGTAAATATGCAACATCAATAATATCCTTCATATCATCAGAAGCACACTCATATATTTTATCGAGAATGTAATCTTCAACATAAATATCTCTATATTGAACTTTATACTTTTTAACTCCCGTAGATGGACTGATTAAATTTGTATACCCCCATTCTCTAGCTGTATTCCAGATATGATTAGCCTTAACTGAAACATCTATTAAAGCCGCATTAATGCGATTAGATTGCTTTTTAGCAGCTAATTTAGCTTGTCTTTCGCCAAGTCTTTTAGCTTGTTTTAGCATTTTTGATACTTTCATATCGTTTGCTCCTTTCTCTCTCATTTGAAAGCACACTCACTTGTTTAAATGCGCTTTTAAATAAGTCTTGATTTACTTCGCCAAGCGTGGAGGTCTTAATCAAGTAACCTTAATCCACTTAACCAAATTGTGTCGCAATCACAGACTACTTAATCAATAAGGCTATATTTGATTAACTTGTGATGTGTAGATTTTTAAAGAGCGTGAGATGTGTATCTCGTTTTGTTGTGTTTATTAAATCAAAAATTTACATCAATGTAAATATATAGTTTAATTAATAAATATTAAATTTATTAATTTTGTAAATATATGATTGATTCTAAAAGAAAAATATTTTTAAAATTTTTTGATTAATTGCTAAATTTGTGAGCTATGTCACAGAAAAGAGAGAGGGTAGAAAAATTGAAGAATTTTAGGCAAAGAAAAGCCCGTAAGTACGGGCGGTTTAAAATGATTAAACATTAAAGAATTTATGGGAAGAATCTAACTCTAAAATAACATTGTTTCTAATTTCATTAAAGATGCTTTCAACTTTATCGTAAATAACAGGAAAAATTAATTGTCCATCCAAAGAGTTTACCAAATTAAATAGAATTTGATATTTGTTGATGTCAATTAGTTCTACTTTATCATGCATTGTAAATTGTGGGCGAACTAGATTTAGATGATTGATAAATTGAATATAAGCTAAGTCAAATGCAATGCTAATCGTTTGTTTTTCTCCTGAACCTGGATTTCCCGTAAAATCTCTAATTTGAAACTTCTTGATATCCTCGTCTGAATAATATAGAAAATATTTTTTCCCGTATAAGTTATAAGAAATTTCAGAGAAAAAATTATTAAATATAGTAATTTTTTCTTTAAATGAGTCTTCTCCTTTTTCTATGTCTTTTTGGACCTTTAAAAGCTTATTGTTTTTTTCTTTTATCTGGTCATTTATATCTTTAATGATATTATATATGGCACTTTTATCCCCATAATCTAAGAGCAATGTATCTATTTTGTGGGAAAGTTTAGTATACTCCTGTAAAGATCCTGTTTTACCTAAGATAGCAAGAATCTCATTATATTGCGAAATTAAATTGTTTTTTTCTAAGTAAAGGTTAGATAAATTATCCTTTGTTCTTTTTATTAACCTGCTTAAATACCGTTTTTCATTTTCTAACATTGAGTTATGGAAATTTACTAATTCTTCAAATTTTTTATCAACTTTTTCAATGTAGTGAGAAACTTCATTATATAAATATTCTAGCTCATAATGTGACTTGTCTATTTTTCGGTTACTTAATGATGCAACTCTTTTCTCTGCATTTATAATTTTTATTTCATCTTTCTCAATATTATTATTAATTTTTATAATTGATAATTGTAATTCTTGAAGTTTATTTTCATCTTTTTCATAAGCTTCATTTATTTGAAAAGAGTCTCTTTTATTTGTTAATTCCTTAATCTCTTTTTCTAATAATAGTAATAGTTGTTCTAACTCGTGCTCTTTATTATTTCCATTAGATATGATGGATTTTTTATTTTTGAGATTTTTAATTTTTTTTGATAAATCTAATTTTTGTTTTAATAATTCATCTTTTTCAAACCCAAATAAGAAACTGTGTATTGCCTCATAATCAATATCTGCTGTCGCTGAGTGCAGATATTTCAAAATTTTTGAAATTTGATCTTCATCTTTTCTAATAAACTTTGGAATAAGTTGTCTGAATGATGGTTTATTATTTATATTGCGGAAAAATAATAGATTTAATTTGTCTTTAAATTTTTCTAAAGAATATATTTCTTCATTAATTATATTGGTTATAGTATCTTTTTTCTTAGATAAATCTATACTTCTTTTAATAGTAGTAACAGAATTATTTTTATCCTCAACAGTGAGAATAAAAGAGGGGTTATTTTTAAATAAAAACTGGTAGACTTGTTCATTTCTATTTTTAGACTCTTGATCTTCATAGAGTTGTTTTATTTCTCCAGCTAAGCAAAAATCAATACAACGTAGTAAAGTTGTCTTGCCTAACCCATTTGTTGATGATGATTTACTATTCGAGGGAAGTCCAACTATTAAATTCAATCCATTATGAAATGTAATTTCTCGTACTAATTCTCCATTTTCCTTGATGACTTTAAAGCTCTTTAAACGCATTTATAAATCCCCTTATTAGACAGCTTTATCACACCAATAAGGAATAACCAATCTAACGCAAACAGAAATAAGGTAAAGCCTACTCGCTGTTCTTTATAACATAAATCATATAGTTCAGATGCTGAATAGGTTTCAGATTTTAGGTTTTTTAGAATATCCGCCCCAATAATGTAAAGGCTTTTATCTGGAGAGTTTTCGTTAAGTAACATAGTTCTTTATTGGTTTCTTAAAAATTTTGCATTTTGCAAAAATGTAAAAAACAACATATGTTATATATGATAAATCATCTAAACTTTTAATACTAGTGTTTCTTATTATCTCGTCATTAATTTTATTTTCCATTTCTGAGATAACTGAATCTGGTTTTTTATTTTTAGGATCACACCTTTTATAGACTGCTTTAACATATTGTGTTGTTCTTTCTAAGAACATTGGATCTGTTTCATTATAGATCTTCATTTTATCATCTATCCTATAATAAAAATCTATATAATCCTCTAAGTCATCTTTATAAATTTCAATATTATTAAAATCAATCTTTTCTTTTATTGTATATTCCCCTATATTAAGCTCCTGATAAGTCACATCTTCACGAACGATATTTGATAAATAATTTAATATATTTGTAATAGAAGATTCTTTTTTTTGCTCTAGGGAAATTATATTATTTATATCTCCAAACGCAATTTGGTTATTATTTCCTTTGTTAGATACTCTTTGATTATCGTTGAACATTTGAATCTCTCCCAGAAATAATATTATTGTCACCTTTATTAGATATTTTGTTTTTATTTGATACAGATATATTTATTTTATATAAAATAGCGCTTGTCAAAAAGAGAGATATAATACTTGCTATACCA
This window contains:
- a CDS encoding dihydropteroate synthase (COG0294 Dihydropteroate synthase and related enzymes), coding for MKLYANNKVLDLSTPQIMGILNFTPDSFSDSGQFFDLDKALQHVENMLRAGATIIDIGGESTRPMAEEVTVEQELARVIPVVEAVKRHFDCWISVDTSKAEVMNAAAEVGMDLINDIRALREPKALETAAALDLPVCIMHMQGQPRTMQQNPQYDDVVAEVLAFLQQRTAQCIDAGIRSENLIWDMGFGFGKTVEHNYKLLQNLSHFCERGIPVLAGLSRKSMIGAVLNKPVEQRVIGSVTGALIAAMQGAKILRVHDVDETADALKIWLATQQV
- the glmM gene encoding phosphoglucosamine mutase (COG1109 Phosphomannomutase) encodes the protein MAERKYFGTDGVRGKVGTAPITSDFALKLGWAAGKVLATQGSRTVLIGKDTRISGYMLESALEAGLAAAGLSAAFTGPMPTPAIAYLTRTFRAEAGIVISASHNPYYDNGIKFFSAQGTKLPDDVEEAIEAMLDEPIDCVESADLGRASRITDAVGRYIEFCKSTFPAHLSLENYKIVVDCANGATYHIAPNVMRELGADVIEIATQPNGMNINEKCGATDIKALQDKVLEVKADVGLAYDGDGDRLIMVDHLGNKVDGDQILFIIAREALRAGHLKGGVVGTLMSNMSLELALKQLGIPFERANVGDRYVLEKMQEKGWSFGGENSGHIIIADKNTTGDGIIASLAVLTAMVQHNLSLNELARAVPLFPQVLINVRFAGGANPLTSEAVKKVAADVEQRLAGKGRILLRKSGTEPLIRVMVECEDAELAQQCAEEIADVVRAN
- a CDS encoding phosphohistidine phosphatase SixA (COG2062 Phosphohistidine phosphatase SixA) encodes the protein MDIFVMRHGEAELMAKFDKDRHLTSRGIQQAIAQGTWLKSNAQLDKVLVSSYVRAQETFEQINLVYDNQLVHCAEVWEGITPYGNAHTVVSYLDWLADQGAKSVLLVSHLPLVGEIVSALCGRNPISFYPSTIAKIERNQSSGILIQAKYPE
- a CDS encoding phage integrase family protein (COG0582 Integrase), encoding MKVSKMLKQAKRLGERQAKLAAKKQSNRINAALIDVSVKANHIWNTAREWGYTNLISPSTGVKKYKVQYRDIYVEDYILDKIYECASDDMKDIIDVAYLLGQRPIDVVKIHSSHIYDGLLHITQQKTGKKIRFEIIGKLSEIIRRRITEEKQWLFVNKWGRKLERRSLTDYFKETRKAAMEKYPELADEIAVVQMRDLRAKTATDISLKVDDELARKQLGHSSSKTTQIYIRKDKPMKPIK
- a CDS encoding hypothetical protein (COG5293 Uncharacterized protein conserved in bacteria) encodes the protein MRLKSFKVIKENGELVREITFHNGLNLIVGLPSNSKSSSTNGLGKTTLLRCIDFCLAGEIKQLYEDQESKNRNEQVYQFLFKNNPSFILTVEDKNNSVTTIKRSIDLSKKKDTITNIINEEIYSLEKFKDKLNLLFFRNINNKPSFRQLIPKFIRKDEDQISKILKYLHSATADIDYEAIHSFLFGFEKDELLKQKLDLSKKIKNLKNKKSIISNGNNKEHELEQLLLLLEKEIKELTNKRDSFQINEAYEKDENKLQELQLSIIKINNNIEKDEIKIINAEKRVASLSNRKIDKSHYELEYLYNEVSHYIEKVDKKFEELVNFHNSMLENEKRYLSRLIKRTKDNLSNLYLEKNNLISQYNEILAILGKTGSLQEYTKLSHKIDTLLLDYGDKSAIYNIIKDINDQIKEKNNKLLKVQKDIEKGEDSFKEKITIFNNFFSEISYNLYGKKYFLYYSDEDIKKFQIRDFTGNPGSGEKQTISIAFDLAYIQFINHLNLVRPQFTMHDKVELIDINKYQILFNLVNSLDGQLIFPVIYDKVESIFNEIRNNVILELDSSHKFFNV